In a single window of the Zea mays cultivar B73 chromosome 5, Zm-B73-REFERENCE-NAM-5.0, whole genome shotgun sequence genome:
- the LOC109939806 gene encoding uncharacterized protein, whose translation MKQVDRPPNNPKRITIQSSQECFSVDIPSAEQPSPCPEVENPPNADSQNVTNETVQIDSDEDDFMPALKKRNVSESHTRVLRKVVTKRIKHEELPRQRLNVRCNPQDVIASINILNERQREAIRRKGFSSILDMTVDALCSRSHLQWLMDKLDPKDMTIRPGPGKELKITKDIVHLILGVPNHGGGKPLGIDEAVAASNLRAELGVAKDEFNVAFLQDRLRKGEDDDLSIRCFFLILFNHLLFPTASWGITYHEVLLTEEMHRFHEIDWCQLIFNDLCEAAKKWHNRITTNVSTTIYGCSIVVLPECRTNIFDAPRPGPMPRPTFNIKLPSIKEMMSSKINDLPHRHRSKFTDILAAYDLEVDKSCVAIKDSIDKIIEKQYDIADKFIELIDEVLRAESENLENETDEPQQPGNSADSAGHTVDATQPTPDMPSQASQLETQLGGTQFEEIHERQQHIRRVLETFPDESDVVSDQQRGAMATEEMEHNDSGPVFDQTPTPHDDTLKGTTNSGSDPPLTEQECIRSLWDLICSKDIDQSRYMLPKLRITYL comes from the exons ATGAAGCAAGTCGACCGTCCTCCAAATAACCCCAAGCGTATAACAATCCAGTCAAGCCAGGAGTGCTTCAGTGTTGACATTCCCTCTGCAGAACAGCCTAGTCCATGTCCAGAAGTTGAAAATCCTCCAAATGCTGACAGTCAAAATGTGACCAATGAAACAGTTCAGATTGAttctgatgaagatgacttcatgCCAGCTCTGAAGAAGCGTAATGTTTCTGAAAGCCACACAAGAGTGTTAAGAAAAGTCGTGACAAAGAGGATTAAACATGAGGAGCTACCCCGACAG AGGCTTAATGTGAGGTGCAACCCTCAAGATGTCATTGCAAGCATTAACATTTTGAATGAAAGACAACGTGAGGCTATAAGACGTAAAGGTTTCTCTTCCATTCTTGATATGACAGTAGATGCGCTGTGCAGTAGATCACACCTCCAATGGTTGATGGACAAGCTAGACCCCAAGGATATGACAATACGTCCTGGTCCAGGAAAGGAACTCAAGATCACAAAGGACATTGTTCATCTTATTCTTGGCGTGCCAAATCATGGAGGTGGCAAACCTTTGGGTATTGATGAAGCAGTTGCAGCAAGCAACTTGAGGGCAGAGCTTGGTGTGGCCAAAGATGAGTTCAATGTGGCATTTCTACAAGATCGTTTAAGGAAAGGCGAGGATGATGACCTTTCAATCAgatgtttcttcctcattctaTTCAACCATTTGCTGTTTCCAACTGCTAGCTGGGGCATCACATATCATGAGGTGCTTCTCACAGAAGAAATGCACCGTTTCCATGAGATCGACTGGTGCCAGTTGATTTTTAATGATCTATGTGAAGCTGCCAAGAAGTGGCACAACCGGATCACCACAAATGTCTCCACGACTATATATGGATGCTCCATTGTTGTCCTT CCGGAGTGCAGGACCAATATTTTTGATGCACCGCGCCCTGGCCCCATGCCTCGGCCAACTTTTAACATCAAACTTCCATCTATCAAAGAGATGATGTCAAGTAAGATCAACGATCTCCCACATCGTCATCGATCTAAATTCACAGATATTCTTGCTGCATATGACTTGGAGGTTGACAAGTCATGCGTAGCCATAAAAGACAGCATTGACAAAATTATTGAGAAGCAATACGACATAGCAGACAAGTTTATAGAATTGATAGACGAGGTACTACGTGCCGAGTCTGAAAATTTGGAAAACGAGACTGATGAGCCACAGCAACCGGGGAATTCGGCTGATTCAGCAG GACACACTGTTGATGCCACCCAGCCCACACCCGATATGCCATCCCAAGCTTCGCAGCTTGAGACCCAACTGGGTGGTACTCagtttgaagaaattcatgaaagACAACAGCATATCCGTAGAGTCCTTGAGACCTTTCCCGATGAATCAGATGTGGTTTCAGATCAACAG AGAGGTGCAATGGCAACAGAGGAAATGGAACACAATGACAGTGGGCCAGTTTTTGACCAGACCCCAACTCCTCAT GATGATACACTCAAAGGTACTACAAACTCTGGATCTGATCCACCCCTTACAGAGCAAGAGTGTATTCGTTCTCTGTGGGATTTAATTTGTTCCAAGGACATTGACCAAAGCAGGTACATGTTACCCAAATTACGAATAACGTATTTATAA